From Marivirga harenae, one genomic window encodes:
- a CDS encoding PP2C family protein-serine/threonine phosphatase has product MDTALNIANRYELKELELNSLLEITQAINENMAEDSLYKIYNFTLRANLKLGKLMLLVQENGLWEQKLSFGTTKNYSADDNSTNHLINKRQILFAADLVDSPFEEFEVAIPVFHKNELLATVFLGGVANAEEKELIENHLNFIQALTNIIMVAIENKKMAREKLEQEVIAKEMEIAKKVQQLLFPKSLPESDHFKIDAHYSPHHTVGGDYYDWISIDENRKIVCIADVSGKGVPAALLMSNFQASLRTLLRKTTDLEEVINDLNHQVFESANGENFITCFIALIDLNEKKLTYVNAGHNPPFLVSSDGIIEKLETGTLVLGALREIPFLEIGSTEISTPQTLLLYTDGLTEAFNEQEEEFGPERVMEILSNYISATPEAIINAILKEIEAFIGKRALSDDITLLACKYHV; this is encoded by the coding sequence ATGGATACTGCCCTAAACATAGCGAATAGATACGAACTCAAAGAATTGGAGCTGAATTCATTGCTTGAAATTACTCAAGCGATTAACGAGAATATGGCTGAAGATTCTCTCTATAAAATCTACAATTTCACTTTAAGGGCAAATCTGAAGCTTGGTAAACTCATGTTATTGGTGCAAGAAAATGGACTGTGGGAGCAAAAGTTGTCTTTTGGGACCACCAAGAACTATTCTGCTGATGACAATAGTACTAATCACTTGATTAATAAAAGGCAAATACTATTCGCAGCAGACTTAGTGGATTCACCTTTTGAGGAATTTGAAGTAGCAATTCCAGTTTTCCATAAAAATGAGTTATTAGCAACAGTGTTTCTAGGTGGAGTTGCAAATGCAGAGGAGAAGGAATTAATAGAGAACCATTTGAATTTCATTCAAGCATTGACTAATATCATCATGGTGGCCATCGAAAACAAGAAAATGGCAAGAGAGAAGTTGGAGCAAGAGGTGATAGCCAAGGAAATGGAAATTGCCAAAAAAGTTCAACAATTATTATTTCCAAAATCATTACCAGAAAGTGACCATTTTAAAATCGATGCGCACTATTCTCCTCATCATACAGTTGGGGGTGACTATTATGATTGGATTTCAATCGATGAAAACCGAAAAATAGTATGTATAGCTGATGTTTCAGGAAAAGGCGTACCTGCCGCTTTGTTGATGTCAAACTTCCAAGCGTCACTTAGAACTCTCCTGAGAAAAACTACTGATTTAGAAGAAGTAATTAATGATTTAAATCATCAAGTCTTTGAAAGTGCAAATGGAGAGAATTTCATCACTTGCTTTATTGCATTGATTGATCTGAATGAAAAAAAATTGACCTATGTGAATGCTGGTCATAACCCACCGTTTTTAGTATCTTCTGATGGCATAATTGAGAAATTGGAAACGGGCACTTTAGTACTGGGAGCATTAAGAGAAATTCCGTTTCTAGAAATAGGTAGCACAGAAATTAGTACTCCGCAAACGCTTTTACTTTATACGGACGGATTGACTGAAGCCTTCAATGAGCAAGAAGAAGAATTTGGACCCGAGCGGGTAATGGAAATTTTAAGTAATTATATTTCTGCCACTCCTGAAGCAATCATCAATGCCATTTTAAAGGAGATTGAGGCTTTTATTGGGAAAAGAGCTCTGTCAGATGACATCACGCTATTAGCTTGTAAATATCATGTTTGA
- a CDS encoding polysaccharide deacetylase family protein encodes MFDGAFFKTPNVIQNLFPSFLWKINTSEKLIYPTFDDGPIPELTQQILNILDQFDAKATFFCVGDNVRKHPDIFLSILREGHAVGNHTFNHLKAWKTGHDDFLNNVLLCQREIEKHIDQERKLFRFPYGQINFKVARELKRKGFSLIMWDVLSKDYNISLPAEKILMKSIQFSENGSIIVFHDNFKAKDKILQFLPLYLKHFSDIGYKFKKL; translated from the coding sequence ATGTTTGATGGTGCGTTTTTCAAAACACCAAATGTAATTCAAAATCTGTTCCCGTCATTTTTGTGGAAGATTAATACCAGTGAAAAGTTAATTTACCCTACTTTTGATGACGGACCCATCCCGGAATTAACACAACAAATCTTAAATATTTTAGATCAATTTGATGCCAAAGCTACATTTTTTTGCGTGGGAGATAATGTTAGAAAACATCCTGATATATTCCTAAGTATTTTAAGAGAAGGACATGCCGTTGGGAATCACACCTTCAATCATTTAAAAGCGTGGAAAACGGGTCATGACGACTTTTTGAACAATGTATTGCTGTGCCAGAGAGAAATAGAAAAGCATATTGATCAAGAACGTAAGCTATTTCGATTTCCTTATGGACAAATTAATTTTAAAGTAGCTCGTGAGTTGAAAAGAAAAGGGTTTAGTTTAATCATGTGGGATGTACTGTCTAAAGATTACAATATCTCTTTGCCCGCAGAAAAAATACTCATGAAAAGTATTCAGTTTTCGGAGAACGGTAGTATTATAGTTTTTCACGATAATTTTAAAGCGAAAGATAAAATATTGCAATTCCTACCTTTGTATCTCAAACATTTTTCCGATATTGGATACAAATTTAAAAAACTATGA
- a CDS encoding aminotransferase class IV, giving the protein MISGTHKAVEDPRNKDIKIYINGELLPREDAKISVFDSGYLVGDGIWEAFRIHKGKMLFVQQHLDRMWQSAKVIGLQLPFTKEELLQMVQKTLDVNNMKDHVHTRVMVTRGIKKTPSQDPRLTISGPNVVIIAEHKIAAEDVKDKGISLFTSTIRRGSPDYLDPRLNCHSKLHEVQALIQALDAGADEALMLDIHGFVSTCNATNFFMVKDGEVWTSTGQYCMNGITRANIIQVCQENQIGCKEKNFSLFDVYGADECFVTGSFGGVTPVIKIDGKIIGEGVVGSRTKTLSSLYQELIAKEVKAI; this is encoded by the coding sequence ATGATATCAGGAACACATAAAGCCGTTGAAGATCCCCGCAATAAGGATATAAAAATCTATATAAATGGGGAATTACTTCCAAGAGAGGATGCAAAAATTTCTGTTTTTGATAGCGGCTACCTGGTTGGGGATGGTATCTGGGAGGCATTCCGCATACACAAAGGAAAAATGCTCTTTGTTCAGCAGCATTTAGACCGTATGTGGCAATCAGCAAAAGTAATTGGATTGCAATTACCATTCACCAAAGAAGAGTTATTGCAAATGGTCCAAAAAACTCTGGATGTTAACAATATGAAAGATCATGTTCATACCAGGGTTATGGTTACTCGAGGAATTAAGAAAACACCTTCTCAAGATCCTAGATTAACTATATCTGGTCCGAATGTAGTGATCATAGCTGAACATAAAATTGCAGCAGAAGATGTTAAGGACAAGGGAATAAGCCTATTTACTTCTACTATTCGCAGAGGATCTCCCGACTATTTGGATCCCAGGTTAAATTGTCATAGTAAATTGCATGAAGTGCAAGCTTTAATTCAGGCTTTGGATGCAGGTGCAGATGAAGCACTTATGCTAGATATTCATGGCTTTGTATCAACTTGTAATGCCACAAATTTCTTTATGGTGAAAGACGGAGAGGTGTGGACTTCAACAGGTCAATATTGCATGAATGGAATTACTAGAGCTAATATTATTCAAGTTTGTCAAGAAAATCAGATTGGATGTAAAGAAAAAAACTTCTCTCTGTTTGATGTCTATGGGGCTGATGAATGCTTTGTAACCGGTAGCTTTGGGGGCGTAACTCCCGTTATAAAAATAGATGGAAAAATCATTGGAGAAGGGGTAGTAGGATCAAGAACTAAAACGCTAAGCTCGCTTTATCAAGAATTAATCGCAAAAGAAGTCAAAGCCATATGA
- a CDS encoding sulfotransferase family protein, with product MNNSVTRISLWSGPRNISTALMYSFAQRPDTKVFDEPLYSYYLHNSDANEYHPGANEIMESMESDGNKVVDMMLNYAEKPVLFFKNMTHHLLPSLDKGFMKSMVNIILTRDPVEMLPSFAEVIENPSIKDVGYKMHLEIVEQLQNMDLPVIVVDSKSILLNPEKQLKKLCDAIGIPFDSAMLKWSKGAISEDGIWAPYWYKNIHQSTSFKPYSPKSFPFPEKLKPLLAECQPYYNQLSQMAL from the coding sequence ATGAACAATTCCGTAACTCGCATTTCGCTATGGTCAGGACCTAGAAATATTTCCACAGCATTGATGTATTCATTTGCACAAAGGCCAGACACCAAAGTCTTCGATGAACCCTTGTATTCCTATTATCTCCATAATTCTGATGCTAATGAATATCATCCAGGAGCAAATGAAATCATGGAATCAATGGAGTCTGATGGGAATAAAGTAGTAGATATGATGCTAAATTATGCTGAAAAACCTGTGCTTTTCTTTAAAAACATGACTCATCATTTACTTCCTAGCTTGGACAAGGGATTCATGAAATCTATGGTGAATATAATTCTCACCAGGGACCCAGTGGAAATGTTGCCTTCATTTGCTGAGGTTATTGAAAACCCGTCTATAAAAGATGTTGGCTACAAAATGCATTTAGAGATTGTGGAGCAATTGCAGAATATGGATTTACCAGTTATTGTGGTAGATTCTAAATCCATATTGCTTAATCCTGAAAAACAGTTAAAAAAATTATGTGATGCAATCGGAATTCCGTTCGACTCTGCAATGCTGAAATGGTCAAAAGGTGCGATTTCAGAAGACGGAATCTGGGCTCCATATTGGTATAAAAATATTCATCAATCAACCAGCTTTAAGCCGTACAGTCCAAAAAGCTTTCCTTTTCCAGAAAAATTAAAACCTCTATTAGCTGAGTGTCAGCCCTATTACAATCAATTAAGTCAGATGGCGCTATAA
- a CDS encoding isoaspartyl peptidase/L-asparaginase family protein has product MKLYRRNFLKAGMAIAAGVAFKPFKSWSNINSLPSDAITKPIVISTWRFGINANADAWEILREKGRALDAVEKGVQRVEANPDERSVGYGGRPDRDGNVTLDACIMDEKANIGSVACLKHIKHPISVARAVMEKSPHVMLVGEGALQFALHHGFPKENLLTNTSEKEWREWLKSSDYQPVVNIENHDTIGMIALDIHGNLSGACTTSGMAYKMHGRVGDSPIIGAGLYVDNEVGAAVATGHGEEIIRVVGSHLVVEQMRHGKSPQAACESAVRLILEKFKLREKDYSTTQIGFIALNKSGEFGSYCLQKGFNFAVFDEKNGNRLLDAGFLVK; this is encoded by the coding sequence ATGAAGTTATACAGAAGAAATTTTTTGAAAGCAGGAATGGCAATTGCGGCAGGTGTTGCATTTAAACCCTTCAAATCATGGTCAAATATTAATTCTTTACCATCTGATGCAATTACAAAACCGATTGTCATCAGCACTTGGAGGTTTGGAATTAATGCTAATGCTGATGCGTGGGAAATTTTGCGAGAAAAGGGACGAGCTTTGGATGCAGTTGAAAAGGGAGTACAGCGAGTAGAAGCCAATCCTGACGAGCGGAGTGTTGGATACGGGGGTAGGCCTGATAGAGATGGAAATGTGACTCTAGACGCTTGTATTATGGATGAGAAAGCAAATATAGGGTCTGTGGCTTGTTTGAAACATATTAAACACCCAATTTCTGTTGCTAGAGCGGTGATGGAAAAAAGCCCACATGTAATGCTAGTAGGAGAAGGAGCACTACAATTTGCATTACATCACGGTTTTCCCAAAGAGAATTTATTAACGAATACCTCTGAAAAAGAATGGAGAGAATGGCTCAAAAGTTCAGATTATCAGCCTGTTGTAAATATTGAAAACCATGATACAATTGGGATGATTGCTTTAGATATTCATGGTAATTTATCTGGTGCTTGCACCACTAGTGGCATGGCTTATAAAATGCACGGAAGAGTTGGTGATTCCCCAATTATAGGAGCAGGCTTATATGTTGACAATGAAGTAGGCGCAGCTGTGGCCACAGGTCACGGAGAAGAGATAATCAGAGTGGTTGGATCTCATTTAGTTGTTGAGCAAATGCGGCATGGTAAATCACCACAAGCTGCATGTGAATCCGCTGTTCGACTAATCCTTGAAAAATTTAAGCTTAGAGAAAAAGATTATTCGACCACACAGATTGGTTTCATTGCCTTAAATAAGTCGGGTGAATTTGGCTCTTATTGTCTTCAGAAAGGATTTAATTTTGCTGTCTTCGATGAGAAAAATGGGAATAGACTTTTAGATGCCGGTTTTCTAGTAAAATAA